The following are encoded together in the Tursiops truncatus isolate mTurTru1 chromosome 10, mTurTru1.mat.Y, whole genome shotgun sequence genome:
- the PPP1R3G gene encoding protein phosphatase 1 regulatory subunit 3G yields MEPPGPQLLSLEAPGPAPFEDPPPAEEPPAPGVLCTEGGGDGGGTSATPSSDAEGPSPQEETAPWEQEELLESRRRRRCGARSFSLPADPILQAAKFLQRQRPPAPGPGAEGGERAEDAPHSPGCCAKCQKRVQFADALGLSLASVKHFSVAEEPQVPPAVLSRLRSLPARAEDLEQLPGVLAAAAAAAPLREQPPRLQPLFELPGPSAADERLRRQRVCLERVQCSAPWGAEVTGSGRVLGCPGPRVVAVRYTFTEWRSFLDVPAELRPEPGKPPPPEAPSWGPGQAEEEPSAERFHFALCLPPGLQLKEGEDVDAPDVAVHFAVCYRCAQGEYWDNNSGANYTLRYVRPADAR; encoded by the coding sequence ATGGAACCCCCGGGGCCGCAGCTGCTAAGTTTGGAGGCGCCGGGACCTGCGCCTTTTGAAGACCCCCCGCCTGCCGAGGAGCCGCCCGCCCCGGGAGTCCTCTGCACCGAGGGTGGCGGGGACGGCGGCGGCACGTCGGCGACCCCGAGCTCCGACGCCGAGGGCCCGTCCCCGCAGGAAGAGACTGCCCCCTGGGAGCAGGAGGAGCTGCTGGAAAgccgtcgccgccgccgctgcgGCGCGCGCTCCTTCTCTCTGCCCGCCGACCCGATCCTGCAGGCGGCCAAGTTCCTGCAGCGGCAGCGGCCGCCTGCCCCGGGGCCAGGCGCGGAGGGCGGCGAGAGGGCCGAGGACGCGCCGCACAGCCCGGGCTGCTGCGCCAAGTGCCAGAAGCGGGTGCAGTTCGCGGACGCGCTGGGGCTGAGCCTGGCCAGCGTGAAGCACTTCAGCGTGGCCGAGGAGCCGCAGGTGCCGCCCGCCGTGCTCTCTCGCCTGCGCAGCCTCCCGGCGCGCGCCGAAGACCTGGAGCAGCTCCCGGGCGTGctggccgcggcggcggcggccgcgccCCTCCGCGAACAGCCTCCCCGACTGCAGCCTCTCTTCGAGCTCCCCGGGCCGAGCGCCGCAGACGAGCGCCTGCGGCGACAGCGCGTGTGCCTGGAGCGCGTGCAGTGCTCGGCACCCTGGGGCGCGGAGGTGACCGGCTCCGGTCGGGTGCTGGGCTGCCCGGGGCCGCGCGTCGTGGCCGTGCGCTACACCTTCACCGAGTGGCGCTCCTTCCTGGACGTGCCGGCTGAGCTGCGGCCCGAGCCAGGGAAGCCTCCGCCGCCAGAGGCGCCGTCGTGGGGCCCGGGGCAGGCCGAGGAGGAGCCGAGCGCCGAGCGCTTCCACTTCGCGCTGTGCCTGCCCCCGGGCCTGCAGCTCAAGGAGGGGGAGGACGTGGACGCTCCGGACGTCGCCGTCCACTTCGCCGTCTGCTACCGCTGCGCCCAGGGCGAGTACTGGGACAACAACTCGGGGGCCAACTACACGCTGCGCTACGTGCGCCCTGCCGACGCGCGCTGA